A stretch of Besnoitia besnoiti strain Bb-Ger1 chromosome V, whole genome shotgun sequence DNA encodes these proteins:
- a CDS encoding hypothetical protein (encoded by transcript BESB_060810), whose product MFSGQVRKYVDSAVESVLSPFVDSLDKAGSPGGKSAHRGKVSFRDGKSARRKDGSPSRAEGDDAGSKAEGGSRRPEEGRGSFFRWARSKFSNAQERRERNRTGKSRSPASSGEERFRHSDLSGETSRQRRWRSPSGDDSSSSAAETARKRGRWPVSLIGSSSRGENASESSVDEDDPPSPDYAFRAGASSATGGGDIVYTNIKLRRDLLSSSGLPFVLSHGVISCVRISIPPLLSLAPIVISVEDVLLLFTPLPTESWNPLEIRRHAQQQRRDLIADLEREIENQLRQNLGSGGLGCSTPSHPRSVRSLTSSSHTLSRESYAVASGGTMLAGDRSAFGATLGPSTGLVEDSRGRGTGSTPGGGGSRHISETTLRNGYSGD is encoded by the coding sequence ATGTTTTCCGGACAGGTCCGCAAGTACGTGGACTCCGCGGTGGAGTCTGTCCTGTCCCCCTTTGTAGATTCCTTGGATAAGGCAGGATCGCCTGGAGGGAAGTCTGCACACAGAGGAAAAGTTTCTTTCAGGGACGGCAAGAGTGCCCGGCGGAAAGATGGATCCCCTTCGCGTGCGGAGGGGGACGACGCGGGGAGCAAGGCGGAAGGCGGAAGCAGGCGGCCAGAAGAGGGCCGCGGTTCTTTCTTCCGTTGGGCAAGGAGCAAATTCTCAAATGCACAGGAGCGGAGGGAACGGAATCGAACGGGGAAGAGCCGCTCTCCTGCCtcgagcggcgaagagcggtTCCGCCACTCTGATTTATCGGGAGAAACGTCGCGGCAACGGCGCTGGAGATCGCCGAGTGGCGATGACTCGAGCAGTTCCGCAGCAGAGACTGCGCGGAAACGTGGACGATGGCCTGTTTCCCTCATCGGTTCATCATCGAGGGGCGAAAACGCATCTGAGTCCAGCGTTGACGAAGATGACCCGCCATCCCCAGATTATGCCTTCCGTGCAGGAGCGTCAAGTGCcactggcggcggagacatCGTATACACAAACATCAAACTGCGGCGTGATCTCCTGTCTTCCTCAGGACTGCCGTTCGTTCTCTCTCACGGTGTCATTTCATGTGTGCGCATATCCATCCCTCCCCTGCTCTCGCTTGCTCCGATCGTAATATCTGTGGAGGATGTCCTCCTCCTGTTCACACCTCTGCCCACCGAGTCGTGGAACCCACTGGAGATTCGTCGCCACGCTCAGCAGCAACGACGGGACCTCATAGCAGATCTTGAGCGAGAAATCGAAAATCAGCTTCGCCAAAACCTTGGGTCCGGAGGCCTGGGGTGCAGCACGCCGTCACACCCTCGAAGCGTGCGCAGCCTGACGTCTTCTTCTCACACTCTCTCCAGAGAGAGTTATGCAGTTGCGTCAGGCGGAACCATGCTGGCAGGCGATCGAAGCGCTTTCGGCGCGACATTGGGTCCAAGCACGGGCTTGGTGGAGGACTCTCGGGGTAGAGGCACGGGCTCGACACCTGGAGGGGGGGGGTCCCGGCATATATCCGAAACAACATTGAGAAATGGTTACTCGGGCGACTAA
- a CDS encoding PDI family protein (encoded by transcript BESB_060780) translates to MFASDFLFGNSVVKRTKSGTYAPVGPEYFAGASVALYFAKKSHPKCAQIFAPLRQFYLTTNACSKSPVIEIIYVSVDEDEETYEKARDMMPWCSVEYNSELRKNLISRYRVSEEHQIPGMSQKTVSTTLPLLLVIGPHGEQAGRLDLDTPEEVFLQHWDYKYNKWPLHA, encoded by the exons ATGTTTGCCTCTG ACTTTTTGTTCGGTAACAGCGTGGTTAAGAGAACCAAGAGTGGCACGTATGCGCCTGTTGGTCCGGAGTACTTCGCTGGTGCATCTGTGGCGCTGTACTTCGCTAAGAAATCTCATCCGAAATGCGCGCAGATTTTTGCCCCTCTTAGACAG tTCTATTTGACGACGAATGCCTGCAGCAAGTCTCCCGTTATTGAAATTATCTATGTCAGTgtggacgaagacgaagagacctATGAGAAGGCTCGGGATATGATGCCGTGGTGTAGTGTCGAGTACAATTCGGAATTGCGGAAGAATCTCATCAGCCGCTATCGCGTTTCTGAGGAACACCAAA TCCCCGGCATGAGCCAGAAGACCGTCTCGACGACTCTGCCCTTGCTGCTTGTGATCGGCCCTCACGGGGAGCAAGCGGGACGGCTCGATCTCGATACCCCTGAAGAAGTTTTTCTTCAGCACTGGGACTACAAATATAACAAGTGGCCCCTCCACGCATAG
- a CDS encoding hypothetical protein (encoded by transcript BESB_060800) has protein sequence MEAGPEGCGRGRGRAGVARVRTPASSEGVDKVGGQTESPVCGRCDDDALNDICLEYSYEELYVATAGFSVVVGQGAYGSVYEGVLRDGGSVAVKWLHKPTEAGFEKEVQVLSKFRHPNLVILMGFARHGTDRFLVYELLPGGDVGARLQKGPLLSWQDRLCLALDSASALSHLQHHSPQVFHRDIKTANILLDKHNNAKVADFGLACLAKKGADACPVKQTAGTVGYADPKYISSAVVTEKTEVYSFGMVLLELLTARPPAVLNADGSITYLLTTIGTSIWRTLRYVDSRAKFPPHIAHSIAVLAFSCIQDDEQFRPSFYNIVQQLRLLCTSVNLLPTPSPALGRAVAQAAAAAAAVGATKASSLPAPRAQLQGASHREPPGAADKKSIAAGREAHKRSKGSRREDHKPLRDKRIAGVTVNVKETDTLFSGLDASVALAETSAHLPIGEDKRRTSTAAHRTVDQEDVEADFPCANGLKPLDQRASATLERRRSESRQYAGVTADALPSWQLENHQAARCRDRAIERQRCDSAAQEGPGTGEERTREQAARDSDTRQIRSVAPCTTPETTDACRPANALLGFVRARVPLTNREEKTCSERPSLASSSGDRPQACVSHVSKDDHSSRASQTAVARFPSALDGDRDKRRGVPVLPADSRRDHAALACTTWREATSTESARRGKSHDKAPRAKAIPRLRQALPSSPYPETAGAKPLAVAQSCCSRSSTCGVPAQPSCRIASTSCISPTQAPAANQCSASRYPAVPSSCLAVGAADLSSHGRSCSHPMQNVPRLVCDEGAAQAQCGSAPARRQNLGNNHLSFRGGGAGSRDVAKEPRGATQRAAVAPPSKATAPSFASFQVLAARPAAAGREPFRLEQYGCRMDAYSRYRICDSPESPAGSYSSGCALTSSPFPFEGTGAACQGLSFDRDRHWRLSAPHRRRASFPCDRLEVRDRGGDRSPYQQFQRQHASLPSPYGWLGGGQGACRGSLEALASPAACREIQTFSGDCFRRKEASDGRACAPRSVQPEAAEGTEREYAEARQTPGLVACALQSTQRMRSKHLRYSVSKEHRIMQQSEARTSHHLQGLHNSAGLYEDVNGVFRAVWSSSILRPKRQASDATSEKPQAPPDSTDNVKKFFGCSDGVAEASADVSSSTCSDHNRSGSPQGGPVSPGCSVPDGCALIRQTGSLGLVSVKLDKRSVSGGSVADGSTSTTAPATAPPTERSACSTTARGVTAESRTGSLRPAPAAACPSEVATRDQAVRPLLHQETLQWLERPFSAPLESAEFMSPALSGAPSVELLKRHSEFLGDASCGRPASLAAVASSDRIQKSFSAAESPDEAPAARSSRGSGAAPSGPRTLRLSHSLGGAACSLPPPDRDGSSSAKNGLLCEGAPSQESVSEPETPPLPTAGECLAPEGVKVSKADLPCGVDVPPEDTLSPAPCDPGQPAGAAELTVATGAICEQEKSLKTPWRPFAGWTDWGKLWACQSSATATTTEDADPAELGASTENSTQLFGEARVDGSRELSADVSEPAGSTESDEGGVEQDIGDNATKDNDRPDGDADCTTQVTSAAWEEEPDAAETQPRITRGETDEAAESLPPSPNMKTEELLPAARGQDGLRDFFASLFSARLHPPATASSGQQPRPASQASISLSPELRELTSDSLSSCSSPSSAAGPSRRAQLTRTSTSSCTSPATPCNETSHLQSPSSARAVRSSFLLDELPALAEEGRTDSVDETHARECGDPSRDESQDTQEDRHHTSGDPFFEKAEATESTAEDEGEGFCEPGSKKDLPRNAFRSKTFLRALSGPKTIRHIQGRDVPPFETSALGSDPAIQEMRAERARRFLAGGGL, from the exons ATGGAGGCCGGACCGGAAGGATGCGGACGGgggcgcggcagagcggGGGTAGCGCGAGTGAGGACACCTGCGTCTTCAGAGGGCGTTGACAAGGTGGGGGGACAGACAGAGAGCCCAGTTTGTGGACGCTGCGATGATGATGCGCTCAATGACATCTGTCTCGAGTATTCTTATGAG GAGTTATACGTGGCGACGGCAGGCTTCTCAGTCGTAGTCGGCCAAGGGGCCTACGGCAGCGTGTATGAAGGCGTTCTCCGGGATGGAGGATCCGTGGCTGTCAAGTGGCTACACAAACCTACAGAGGCTGGGTTTGAAAAGGAGGTGCAAGTGCTGTCGAAATTCAG GCACCCGAACCTCGTTATTCTCATGGGGTTTGCTCGCCACGGAACAGATCGATTTCTCGTCTACGAGCTCTTGCCGGGCGGCGATGTGGGAGCGCGTCTTCAAAAAG GGCCGCTGCTATCTTGGCAAGACCGCCTGTGTCTCGCTCTTGACTCCGCCAGCGCGTTGTCACACCTGCAGCATCATTCTCCCCAAGTTTTCCATCGGGACATCAAAACCGCAAACATTTTACTAGACAAACATAACAACGCCAAG GTTGCCGActtcggcctcgcctgtctcgccaaaaagggcgcagacgcctgtCCAGTAAAGCAGACGGCCGGGACAGTTGGCTATGCTGATCCGAAATACATATCTAG TGCGGTGGTCACCGAAAAGACGGAAGTCTATTCCTTCGGCATGGTGCTTCTAGAGCTGCTGAcagctcgccctcctgctgTCCTG AACGCCGACGGGAGCATTACGTATTTGCTTACCACCATTGGAACCTCCATTTGGCGAACCCTTCGTTACGTTGACTCGCGGGCTAAATTTCCTCCTCACATTGCCCATTCGATTGCGGTTCTAGCCTTCAG CTGCATCCAAGACGATGAGCAATTCCGGCCGTCATTCTACAACATCGTTCAACAACTCCGACTCCTATGCACTTCGGTCAA TCTTCTTCCGACTCCTTCTCCAGCACTGGGTCGTGCGGTAGCTcaggccgcagctgcggcagcagctgtaGGTGCAACAAAGGCATCGTCcttgcctgcgcctcgtgcgCAGCTACAAGGGGCTTCGCACCGTGAACCGCCCGGAGCTGCAGATAAGAAAAGCATCGCAGCGGGAAGGGAGGCACACAAGCGCTCTAAGGGAAGCAGGAGAGAAGACCACAAGCCGTTACGCGACAAAAGGATCGCAGGGGTGACCGTAAACGTGAAGGAGACCGATACCTTGTTTTCTGGGCTAGACGCTTCTGTCGCGCTTGCAGAGACAAGCGCCCACCTGCCAATAGGTGAAGACAAGCGGCGAACGAGTACTGCGGCGCATAGGACCGTCGACCAGGAGGACGTAGAGGCTGATTTCCCGTGCGCAAACGGACTAAAGCCGCTTGACCAGCGAGCATCAGCCACgctggagaggagacgaagtgAATCGAGACAGTATGCGGGAGTCACTGCAGATGCCTTGCCCAGTTGGCAGCTAGAGAATCATCAGGCAGCGCGTTGTCGAGACAGAGCAATTGAACGCCAAAGATGTGACTCGGCAGCTCAGGAAGGTCCTGGAACAGGCGAGGAACGCACTCGTGAgcaagcggcgcgcgacagtGACACAAGGCAAATTCGCAGCGTCGCGCCTTGCACCACACCCGAGACGACAGACGCTTGCCGCCCTGCGAATGCCCTGTTAGGCTTTGTACGGGCGCGTGTGCCGCTGACCAAccgagaagagaagacatGTTCAGAGAGGCCTTCATTGGCATCATCGTCTGGCGACCGTCCTCAAGCGTGCGTCTCCCATGTGTCTAAAGATGATCactcttctcgcgcctcgcaaACCGCAGTGGCGCGGTTTCCTTCAGCCCTCGACGGAGACCGCGACAAAAGGAGAGGCGTGCCTGTGTTGCCGGCTGACAGCCGTCGAGATCACGCCGCGCTTGCCTGTACCACCTGGCGGGAGGCCACATCGACTGAGTCGGCGCGCCGTGGCAAAAGCCACGACAAGGCCCCTCGTGCCAAGGCGATTCCTCGGCTGCGACAAGCTCTTCCTTCGTCACCTTACCCTGAGACCGCGGGAGCTAAGCCGCTCGCTGTCGCACAGAGTTGCTGTTCGCGCAGTAGCACATGTGGTGTGCCTGCTCAGCCGAGCTGTCGGATTGCCTCGACGTCGTGCATTTCTCCAACGCAGGCCCCCGCTGCAAATCAGTGTTCAGCCTCTCGTTATCCAGCGGTTCCCTCGTCTTGTTTGGCGGTCGGGGCGGCAGACCTTTCGTCGCATGGCCGCTCATGCTCCCACCCCATGCAGAACGTCCCGCGGCTTGTGTGCGACGAGGGAGCCGCACAGGCGCAATGCGGTTCGGCCCCCGCTCGCAGGCAGAACCTAGGCAACAACCACCTATCGTTCAGGGGTGGAGGCGCCGGCTCTCGCGATGTGGCAAAAGAGCCGAGAGGTGCGACGCAAAGGGCTGCTGTGGCACCACCCAGCAAAGCGACGGCAccttccttcgcttcctttcaggtgctcgcggcgaggcccgccgccgccggacgCGAGCCTTTCCGATTGGAGCAATACGGCTGCCGCATGGACGCATACTCTCGATATCGTATTTGCGACAGTCCGGAGAGCCCCGCAGGAAGCTACAGCAGCGGGTGCGCGCTGACCTCATCCCCCTTTCCTTTCGAAGGAACAGGCGCCGCTTGCCAGGGCCTCTCCTTCGACAGGGACCGCCACTGGCGCCTTTCTGCACCGCACAGGCGAAGGGCAAGTTTCCCTTGTGATCGCTTGGAGGTCCGAGACAGAGGCGGGGACCGTTCGCCGTATCAGCAGTTTCAAAGACAGCACGCGTCACTGCCGTCGCCGTATGGCTGGCTGGGGGGCGGTCAGGGAGCCTGTAGAGGGAGCCTGGAGGCGCtagcgtcgcccgcggcatGTCGCGAAATACAAACTTTTTCCGGAGACTGTTTCCGCAGGAAAGAAGCAAGCGACGGCAGAGCGTGCGCACCTCGTTCGGTGCAACCtgaagctgcagaaggaaCGGAGAGAGAatacgcggaggcgagacagacgccggGGCTTGTTGCCTGCGCTCTCCAGAgcacgcagcgcatgcgaagCAAGCATTTGCGTTACTCGGTCTCCAAAGAACATCGTATCATGCAGcaaagcgaggcgcgcacgaGTCACCATCTCCAGGGCCTGCACAACTCTGCGGGACTCTACGAGGACGTTAATGGTGTATTCAGAGCCGTCTGGTCGTCTTCCATCCTCCGTccgaagagacaggcgagtGACGCCACATCGGAAAAgcctcaggcgccgccggacAGCACAGACAATGTCAAAAAGTTCTTCGGTTGTAGCGATGGCGTTGCCGAGGCCTCGGCTGACGTTTCTTCGTCCACGTGTTCAGACCACAATCGCTCGGGCTCTCCCCAAGGCGGCCCGGTTTCGCCTGGCTGCTCAGTTCCTGACGGCTGCGCCCTCATACGCCAGACGGGGTCTTTAGGACTGGTCTCGGTCAAGCTTGACAAACGATCGGTGTCGGGCGGAAGCGTAGCAGACGGAAGTACAAGTACcacagcgccggcgacggcgcccccAACAGAGCGGAGCGCGTGCAGTACTACCGCGCGGGGGGTGACGGCGGAGAGCAGGACAGGCAGCCTGCGGCctgctcctgcagctgcgtgtcCGTCTGAGGTCGCGACGCGAGATCAAGCGGTGCGTCCGCTGCTGCATCAAGAAACGCTTCAGTGGCTCGAAAGACCCTTCAGCGCACCGCTGGAATCGGCGGAGTTCATGTCTCCTGCTCTCAGTGGAGCGCCTTCCGTGGAGCTGCTGAAGCGCCACTCCGAGTTCCTGGGGGACGCGTCTTGCGGTCGACCGGCGTCGCTGGCAGCGGTTGCGTCTTCCGACCGCATTCAGAAGAGTTTTTCGGCGGCAGAGTCCcccgacgaggcgcctgctgcccgcTCGAGTCGAGGCAGTGGGGCTGCGCCGTCTGGGCCGAGGACCCTGAGACTGTCCCATTCGCTGGGAGGAGCAGCGTGCTCTCTGCCGCCACCCGATCGCGACGGATCCTCCAGTGCAAAGAACGGCCTTCTCTGCGAAGGCGCACCGTCGCAGGAATCCGTGTCGGAACCCGagacgccgcctctcccgACTGCTGGAGAGTGTCTAGCGCCTGAAGGGGTCAAGGTCTCCAAAGCCGACCTCCCGTGCGGCGTGGACGTGCCGCCCGAAGACACGCTCTCACCTGCACCGTGCGACCCTGGAcagcctgcaggcgcggcggagctgacCGTTGCTACAGGGGCCATTTGCGAGCAGGAGAAGAGCTTGAAAACCCCCTGGCGCCCGTTCGCAGGGTGGACCGACTGGGGGAAACTGTGGGCTTGTCAGAGTTCTGCCACCGCCACCACCACGGAAGATGCCGACCCTGCTGAGCTGGGCGCCAGTACGGAGAATTCAACGCAGCTCTTCGGCGAGGCTCGGGTTGACGGGTCACGAGAGCTCTCTGCTGACGTGTCCGAGCCAGCGGGTAGCACCGAAAGCGACGAAGGAGGTGTGGAGCAAGACATTGGAGATAATGCGACGAAAGACAACGACAGACCCGACGGAGACGCTGACTGCACAACTCAAGTCACATCTGCCGCTTGGGAAGAGGAGCCTgatgcagcggagacgcagccaCGAATCACGCGGGgggagacagacgaggcggcagagtcgttgcctccttcgccgaaCATGAAAACGGAGGAACTCTTGCCAGCGGCTCGAGGGCAGGACGGTCTGCGAGACTTTTTCGCGTCGCTGTTTTCGGCGCGGCTCCACCCCCCAGCGACTGCCAGTTCAGGGCAGCAGCCCAGGCCTGCCTCTCAG GCCTCGATCAGCCTCTCTCCAGAGCTTCGCGAGCTTACGAGCGACAGTCTTTCGTCCtgttcgtcgccttcctctgcggcagggCCTTCTCGCAGGGCACAGCTGACGAGGACAAGCACAAGCAGCTGCACATCTCCGGCTACTCCGTGCAACGAGACCTCGCACCTTCAGTCTCCATCCTCAGCACGTGCTGTTCGATCAAGCTTTTTACTGGACGAACTGCCTGCTCTCGCTGAGGAAGGACGAACAGATTCGGTGGATGAAACACACGCCCGAGAGTGTGGAGACCCGTCGAGAGACGAATCGCAGGACACGCAAGAAGATAGGCACCACACGTCTGGAGATCCTTTCTTCGAGAAAGCGGAAGCGACTGAATCAACCGCGGAAGATGAGGGAGAAGGTTTTTGCGAGCCGGGGAGTAAGAAGGATCTTCCGCGGAACGCATTTCGATCCAAAACTTTCCTTCGAGCGCTCTCTGGACCCAAAACCATTCGGCATATCCAAGGCAGGGATGTGCCTCCTTTCGAAACCTCCGCACTGGGCAGCGACCCAGCGATTCAGGAGATGCGAGCGGAGCGAGCCAGACGCTTCTTGGCAGGGGGAGGCCTGTAG
- a CDS encoding iron-sulfur assembly ATPase (encoded by transcript BESB_060770), with translation MTRPSSKAAFVASPPFPSASPPPAAFPSSALAPHTAIRPHHALAASSQGSGLCASASSPSSPLFAPSQVPGGLAAVIADSAQACRDAAPTSPAPSPAFLSAVHPAAFDRRPQKMRWRDLQQLRDSREERFAALKSMREQETPCFQADHWAPDQPLLEIEDLRVEAEEDGQQILKGVNLTVMPGEIHAIMGRNGSGKSTLSKVLAGYPSYKVTGGRVRYKGMDLLELPIDNRGLAGLFLAFQYPIEIPLVSNLEFLRVAYNERLKWKGQPEVDSYEFREHVEQRLQEVGLDRSFLDRPLNYGFSGGEKKRNEILQMLLLDPELVMLDETDSGLDVDSFNITAAAIKRFSQRKGKSFLVTTHYKKLLDVIQPHKIHVMHAGKIVLSGSLDLAGRIEAEGFKGLVGDAAEGEEPDVRDTTQQAESEESENPERSALSPSALSPSAAGGGRRDLDRLL, from the exons ATGACGCGGCCCTCCAGCAAAGCTGCCTTtgtcgcttctccgccgttcccttccgcctcgccgcccccagCTGCTTTTCCCTCTTCGGCTCTCGCTCCCCACACTGCGATTCGGCCGCATCACGCActcgccgcttcttcgcaggGGAGTGGCCTgtgtgcctccgcctcgtctccttcctctccgctcttcGCTCCGTCGCAGGTCCCGGGGGGTCTCGCTGCCGTCATCGCAGACTCTGCGCAGGCTTGCCGCGACGCGGCTCCCACGTCCCCTGccccctcgcctgcgttccTCTCGGCCGTCCACCCTGCTGCGTTTGATcgaaggccgcagaagaTGCGTTGGAGagacctgcagcagctgcgagacagccgcgaaGAACGCTTTGCTGCGCTGAAGAGTATGCGCGAGCAAGAAACCCCTTGCTTCCAAGCCGACCACTGGGCCCCCGACCAGCCGCTGTTGGAAATCGAAGACCTCCGCGTCGAAGCTGAGGAAGACGGCCAGCAAATCCTAAAGGGCGTCAACCTCACGGTGATGCCAGGCGAGATCCACGCCATCATGGGACGCAACGGATCCG GCAAATCGACGCTGTCGAAGGTGCTTGCGGGCTACCCGAGCTACAAAGTGACGGGCGGTCGAGTCCGGTACAAGGGCATGGACCTCTTGGAGCTGCCAATCGACAACCGGGGTCTTGCTGGGCTTTTTCTGGCCTTCCAGTACCCGATCGAAATTCCTCTCGTGAGCAACTTGGAattcctccgcgtcgcctacAATGAGCGCCTCAAGTGGAAAGGCCAGCCAGAAGTCGACAGCTATGAATTCCGTGAACACGTCGAACAGCGGCTCCAG GAGGTTGGATTGGACCGCTCTTTCCTGGATCGGCCGCTGAACTACGGattcagcggcggcgagaagaagcgaaacgaAATTCTGCAGATGCTTCTCCTCGACCCTGAGTTGGTGATGCTGGATGAAACTGATTCTGGGCTTGACGTCGACTCCTTCAATATCACAGCCGCGGCAATCAAGCGCTTCT CGCAGCGGAAAGGCAAGTCGTTTCTCGTGACGACGCACTACAAGAAGCTCCTCGACGTGATTCAGCCGCACAAGATCCACGTGATGCACGCCGGGAAGATCGTACTTTCCGGCTCGCTAGATCTAGCGGGCCGCATCGAGGCCGAGGGCTTCAAGGGACTCGTtggcgacgctgcggagggcgaagagccAGACGTGCGCGACACAACGcagcaggcagagagcgaggaatCCGAAAACCCAGAGCGCTCCGCactctcgccctccgcactctcgccctccgctgcgggaggagggagacgcgaccTCGACCGGCTCCTGTAA
- a CDS encoding BIR protein (encoded by transcript BESB_060760): protein MAFHGFRQGSSTAVLASRVPIRPAHFAQSLLASRLLSSNQPVTKFFVAPLLPCRLFTSAALQRAVREIPWKSRQDILRERTCPVYAAECRGTPRREYSKNMIDGVRVKPTFNPFVKLNKAKRYVLDNWPSRNWDEWSPYRCYVRGSRRRYNIPQDLMPYKDELGEWHPPRLSARYQADVKKQYLMNGLPWVWQKDFYDGKMHFGDREPLGPKRWYRKAFREERVKEAMRKMDDLVLDYRQENRDRRRYNWFEKVVHDFAGEEIATQFIRKRKEPKL from the exons ATGGCGTTCCACGGCTTTCGGCAAGGCTCCTCGACTGCGGTACTCGCCTCTCGGGTTCCTATTCGACCCGCGCACTTCGCGCAatctcttctcgcctctcgcctgtTGTCCTCAAATCAGCCTGTTACCAAGTTTTTTGTTGCCCCTTTACTGCCATGTCGCCTCTTCACTTCGGCGGCACTG CAacgcgccgtccgcgagaTTCCGTGGAAGAGTCGGCAGGACATTCTGAGGGAGCGCACGTGCCCGGTCTATGCGGCTGAATGCCGCGGCACACCCAGGAGGGAATACTCGAAAAACATGATTGACGGCGTCCGCGTAAAACCCACATTCAACCCCTTTGTGAAGCTTAACAAGGCTAAGCGCTACGTCCTCGACAACTGGCCTTCCCG GAACTGGGATGAATGGTCTCCGTACCGATGCTAcgtccgcggcagccgcaggcgataTAACATTCCACAGGATCTCATGCCCTACAAAGACGAACTCGGCGAGTGGCATCCTCCTCG ACTCTCCGCGCGGTACCAGGCGGATGTGAAGAAGCAGTACCTCATGAATG gcctGCCCTGGGTATGGCAGAAGGACTTCTACGATGGCAAGATGCACTTCGGGGATAGAGAGCCGCTCGGACCGAAGCGTTGGTACCGAAAGGCCTTCAG agaggagagagttAAGGAGGCAATGAGGAAAATGGATGACCTCGTTCTCGACTATCGGCAG GAAAACCGAGATCGGCGGAGGTACAACTGGTTTGAGAAGGTCGTCCACGACTTCGCAGGGGAAGAAATCGCCACGCAGTTCATCCGAAAACGAAAAGAGCCGAAGCTGTAA
- a CDS encoding hypothetical protein (encoded by transcript BESB_060790) — MLGGLLKRRRPHGDRGVSRKTVDQENQGGGGLAVLVSEAATSCRRTSNMPRCVKRRLVTAAELVEAQADEGRLSVVGSEVDATNAKDQPLVQAWFVDLVFQLLTALALCCLAFAVGIIIGSIMCRTTLFSGASLDRLEGRSPATHPWVHMYLPDASTAAKWRNPNPPVKAVLRGAFDVTLPEFCLGSYVEALSAVATLSYLPADTIGTDPSETCFTSSSAGSKGAPSASNSTSPADSGGVSSGATHLSAPGDSSPVRRLSKASGSDEKSFVSSQYVPALLAPDLGTSLRANLVTRAIYGLSLIASAGSESGGPVDVPTFSPVTGGTVGVSRVFMQHSPASSYPVGIMRNAAKHNPALAPPTLLIHNVVPFIVGLPHGLNSARFTVTLNVPLVEQDERVLQALRGDCGMGRIYFGVELTIQAVRVMFFTHHDGSHPVLPFRLPCSVFTVADEAQWPPHTPPSFTEGVVRLAQEYSTVRLIFGDR; from the exons ATGCTAGGAGGTTTGTTGAAGCGGCGCCGTCCACACGGCGACCGTGGAGTCTCAAGGAAAACTGTCGATCAGGAGAATCAGGGGGGTGGAGGCCTCGCGGTCCTCGTCTCGGAGGCCGCCACTTCATGCAGGAGAACGTCCAACATGCCTCGGTGCGTGAAAAGACGCCTAGTGACCGCAGCCGAGCTGGTGGAAGCTCAGGCGGACGAAGGTCGTCTGTCTGTGGTCGGTAGCGAAGTCGACGCGACAAATGCCAAGGACCAACCGCTAGTTCAAG CGTGGTTCGTGGATCTGGTTTTTCAGCTGCTGAccgccctcgctctctgctgccttgcTTTCGCAGTGGGCATCATCATCGGCTCCATCATGTGCCGCACGACGCtcttcagcggcgccagcctcGACAGACTCGAGGGCAGGAGCCCAGCAACGCATCCCTGGGTGCACATGTACCTCCCTGATGCTTCGACTGCGGCAAAGTGGAGGAACCCGAACCCGCCCGTAAAGGCTGTTTTGCGTGGGGCCTTCGACGTGACGCTGCCGGAGTTCTGCCTCG GTTCCTACGTCGAGGCTTTGTCCGCCGTGGCGACTCTGTCGTATCTGCCTGCCGACACCATCGGCACGGATCCAAGTGAAACGTGCTTCAcgtcgtcttctgcaggctcaaaaggcgcgccgagcgccagTAACTCGACTTCGCCAGCCGActccggcggcgtctcgtccGGCGCCACTCACCTGTCCGCTCCGGGGGACTCCTCCCCGGTCCGCCGTCTTTCGAAGGCGAGCGGGTCAGATGAAAAGAGTTTCGTGTCTTCGCAGTACGTGCCCGCGCTGTTGGCTCCCGATCTGGGGACGTCTCTGCGAGCCAACTTGGTGACGCGAGCGATCTACGGCTTGTCGCTGATCGCGAGTGCAGGGTCGGAATCCGGCGGGCCCGTGGACGTCCCGACGTTCAGCCCCGTGACAGGCGGCACCGTGGGGGTGTCACGGGTGTTCATGCAGCATTCCCCTGCCTCGAGCTACCCTGTGGGCATCATGCGGAATGCGGCCAAACACAAccctgcgctcgcgccgccgactcTGCTGATTCACAACGTCGTTCCGTTCATCGTCGGCCTGCCTCACGGCCTCAACTCAGCCCGCTTCACAGTCACGCTAAATGTCCCTCTCGTTGAACAGGACGAGCGCGTCCTGCAGGCGCTACGGGGAGACTGCGGGATGGGCCGAATCTACTTCGGCGTCGAACTCACCATCCAGGCGGTGCGCGTGATGTTCTTCACACACCATGACGGCTCGCACCCAGTTCTGCCGTTCAGACTCCCCTGCTCAGTCTTCACAGTCGCTGACGAAGCCCAGTGGCCCCCCCACACACCTCCGAGCTTCACCGAAGGCGTCGTAAGACTTGCTCAGGAGTACAGCACGGTCCGCCTCATTTTCGGCGACCGCTGA